In one window of Deinococcus sp. HSC-46F16 DNA:
- a CDS encoding major capsid protein: protein MPRPTLDVITARSGQARRALVRRYQQLSPLMQVLPFDNSVVPSLSGGGGRSLIYGYERDKQPRGAQFRDWYQDYPADYQETEPVVTYLRPLGGAFEIDRVFVQADGSISPNTPGLGSFVNENVDALARATVGLFANTSVNGDKVANPLAFDGLSKILDGTTSEFSGTALNVGEGATVDDYTKAVTAMKKFINRIKARGLQPVIFGNEESALRLEMAAIKLGYTDRKPDAFGQDIVNFAGAPILDLGARVGTTGDDAADSVIPVTPDGLTDIYIVGLGLSGFHGVTLTGDSGVTYYSNLGDTKPGVTKRVECEMVGTVALKDTKAAYVLRDVRVQPQV, encoded by the coding sequence ATGCCGAGACCCACCCTCGACGTCATCACCGCCCGCAGCGGGCAGGCTCGCCGCGCCCTCGTGCGCCGGTACCAGCAGCTCTCCCCGCTGATGCAGGTGCTGCCCTTCGACAACAGCGTCGTGCCCTCCCTCAGCGGCGGCGGCGGGCGCAGCCTCATCTACGGCTACGAGCGCGACAAGCAGCCCCGCGGTGCCCAATTCCGCGACTGGTACCAGGACTACCCCGCCGACTACCAGGAAACCGAACCCGTGGTCACGTACCTGCGCCCCCTGGGCGGAGCGTTCGAGATTGACCGCGTGTTCGTCCAGGCGGACGGCAGCATCAGCCCCAACACCCCCGGCTTGGGCAGCTTCGTCAACGAGAACGTTGACGCGCTGGCCCGTGCCACCGTAGGCCTGTTCGCCAACACCTCGGTCAACGGGGACAAGGTCGCCAACCCCCTCGCCTTCGACGGGCTGAGCAAGATCCTCGACGGCACCACCAGCGAGTTCAGCGGCACCGCCCTGAACGTCGGCGAGGGGGCGACCGTCGACGACTACACCAAGGCTGTCACGGCGATGAAGAAGTTCATCAACCGCATCAAGGCGCGGGGCCTTCAGCCCGTCATCTTCGGCAACGAGGAGAGCGCCCTGCGGCTGGAGATGGCCGCCATCAAGCTGGGCTACACCGACCGCAAGCCGGACGCCTTCGGCCAGGACATCGTGAACTTCGCCGGTGCGCCGATTCTCGACCTGGGCGCCCGCGTGGGCACCACGGGCGACGATGCGGCCGACAGCGTCATCCCCGTGACCCCGGACGGCCTGACCGACATCTACATCGTCGGCCTGGGCCTGAGCGGCTTCCACGGCGTGACCCTGACCGGCGACAGCGGCGTGACGTACTACTCCAACCTGGGCGACACCAAGCCCGGCGTCACCAAGCGCGTCGAGTGCGAGATGGTCGGCACCGTGGCCCTCAAGGACACCAAGGCCGCCTACGTCCTGCGCGACGTGCGCGTGCAGCCGCAGGTCTGA